The window ttagataattctgctgaccttaggttctgttatctgacagatacagtaacacacagggcTGAACAGGGAAACTCCTTTATGTCACAAGGtcaagaggcccacattatggtaaattataggataagaatatagcgtatgcagcatatttatatatcaatatgtatttttgtataagtcatcatattgtttttatctctaagccagcccccttaaggggcgtattactcattttgaaatgtataaaaatgtgataccaagcaatatgttttcagaggcatgagttcatttttgaattcttttctctcaattgTACCTTGGTGCAGATACACTCACgttgttactttgaacccttgactcattgattttatttctacgctttcacagtCTGACCAAAGGAGGGGAAACGAGTGAGAACACAGAAAAACACAAGCGGAAGCCCAGGTTAAATCAGCGAGAAACATAGGTGGGGACCGTAAAGAACCAGAGTGTATCAAAGGATGGGGCAGACACAATCAGAACAAGGATGGATCACACGTGAGGGGGACCCAAATAGGACCAAACCTCTTTTCTCTGCCCCCCGCTCTACCCTTTCTCCCTCTGGTCTGGTCCATCCCCCGCTCTACCCGCGTTCCGTCTGGTCCACCCCCCGCTCTACCCGCGTTCCGTCTGGTCCATCCCGCGTTCCGTCTGGTCCATCCCCCGCTCTACCCTCGTTCCGTCTGGTCTGGTCCATCCCCTGCTCTACGCTCGTTCCGTCTGGTCTGGTGCATCTCCCGCTCTACCCGCGTTCCCTTCTGGCCTGGTGCATCCCCCCGCTATACCCTCGTTCCTTTTGGTCTGGTGCATCCCCCGCTCTACCCTTGTTCTGTCTGGTCTGGTGCATCCCCCACTCTACCATCGTTCCTTCTTGTCTGGTGCATCCCCCGCTCTACCCTCGTTCCCTCTGGCCTGGTGCACCCCCCGCTCTACCATCATTACCTCTGGCCTGGTGCACCCCCCTGCATCTACCCTCGTTCCCTTTGGCCTGGTGCATCCCCCCGCTCTAACCTCGTTCCCTTTGGCCTGGTGCACCCCCCGCTCTAACCTCGTTCCCTTTGGCCTGGTGCACCCCCCCACTCTACCCCTCGTTTCCCACTGGCCTGGTGCACCCCCCGCTCTGCTCACCCTGTACGTGCACTCGTGCCTGTGCCTCGATGTTGCCCGCGGGGGTGCTGCTCACACACTTATACACCGTCCCGTCATACACCTCCACGTTGATGATTCTCAGGGTCCCGTTCTGGAAAATCTCAAACCGGGAGTCCTGTGGGGGTGAAGGAGACCATAGGATGAACtgtaggggggcgggggggaattaTAGGGCAGCTGGGGGTTCAGACCTAGAGGCGGTGGAGTGAGTTGGGAGTGCTGACCTGGGGTAGCGGGCGCGGATGGAGGGGGAATGTAAAAACAAAGTGCACAGGTGTGGATAGCGTTTTGGACCCTGAACTTGAAGGGGTTAATAAGGGGGATTAAGGCCACTGGCCGGCGGGTGAGGGGCGCCGGGGAAGAGATAAAAGGAAGAAGTCGCAGCACCGGCGGATTTTCTCATTCTGATTTATTAAAGCCAAAAACAAGCAGCGTTTCGGCCTAGTGGTCGTTCCCAAGTGATAGTGTGCAGGACGCCTGGGAAGGCTGGCGGGGTTATACAGGGGAGGGGGTtatacaggggaggggggtccTGACCTCGGAGATGGGGATCCCGTTGCGGTACCAGCTGACACTGGGTTTCAGGGAGGCTTTGCTGAGGCACTGCAGGTAGCCAGATTTCCCCTCCAACATGCCGGTGTCCTGAGGCTTCTCCACCCACTCCGGAGTTGCTGTGAGGGAGAGAACCAGAGTGGGGTCATACACGCGGCGGGACAGGGGCGGGCGCGACGGGACAGGGGGCGGGAGCGGCGGGACAGGGGGCGGGCGCGACGGGACAGGGGCGGTCGCGCGGGGGGACAGAGGCGAGGGCGCGGCGGGACAGGGGCGGGAGCGGCGGGACAGAGGCAGGCGCGGCGGGACAGAGGCGGGCGCGGGGGGGCAGAGGTGGGCGCGGGGGGGCAGAGGCGGGGCAGAGGTGGGCGCGTCTCTTACTTGCCACAGTGACTTGCAGCTCCTGCCTGTGCTTGCCGGCCATGTTGGACGCATGGCACGTGTATGTGCCCGCATCCTGCTCGGTGATGGGGTTGAACACCAGATCGATGCCATGCTGGTACACTCTGTCCTTGTCAGGGATCCgcactccgtctctctctcccaccacacgCTGGGCGGGGGAACACCCCGCGGGGGGTCACAGGCGATGCGCTGCACGTGGATGTCCGCAGTGAGGATCCGCGGAGGAAGGGGGCGCATGTGCTCAATTTCTGTGGGAAGACGCACAGCgctgtgagaggggagagggagaggagagagagaaagggggaggagagaaaccgACACGAGCGACCCCAGCAAGCATAGGGCGAGAGCGAGCGAGCATAGGGGCGAGAGCGAAGCGAGCACAGGGCGAGAGCGAGCACAGGGCGAGAGCGAGCGAGCATAAGGCGAGAGCGAGCGAGCATAAGGCGAGAGCGAGCGAGCATAAGGCGAGAGCGAGCGAGCATAAGGCGAGAGCGAGCGAGCATAAGGCGAGAGCGAGCGAGCATAAGGCGAGAGCGAGCGAGCATAAGGCGAGAGCGAGCGAGCATAAGGCGAGAGCGAGCGAGCATAAGGCGAGAGCGAGCATAAGGCGAGAGCGAGCATAAGGCGAGAGCGAGCGAGCATAAGGCGAGAGCGAGTGAGCATAAGGCGAGAGCGAGCGAGCATAAGGCGAGAGCGAGCGAGCATAAGGCGAGAGCGAGCGAgcataaggcctcggtcccgctgcgctcgttggcgcgggcggcaatgtagcgagttccccaccagcaggggaatcctcgcgagccggtcccggtccccactggctgcacagctcactacacgctgtggcgcgtcagccgctggagacaccagagaatggtgtttcctagcgttgacgcgtgacgtgtgtggctgtgagccaatggggaggggaggcttcgggaggaggagaggcttcggggagcggggaggagtgtggagtgaaagcaggtgagtgcctgtctgtgtgtgtgtccgagtgcgtgcgtgcctgcctctgtctgtgtgtgtgtgtgtgtgtgtatgagtgcgtgagtgcctgcctgtgtgtgcgcgcgtgtgtgtgtatgagtgcgtgagtgcctgcctgtgtgtgtgtgtgcgcgtgtgtgtgtgtgtgtgtgtgtgtgtgtgtgtgtgtgtgtatgaatgagtgcctgcgtgtgtgtgtttaaacttactttccagctccagcccgagtccgtggagggagggggggggagagtagcgggtccctccgctcaagccacgccccccctccctgtcaaaccgcccacctcccgctccctacagaccgcatatcgcggtctgtgtatctcagcgcaccgcctgtcagcagtgcgggtgcgctgactctgggagcggggccttagcctaaggcgaGCGAGCATAAGGCGAGAGCGAGCGAGCATAAGGCGAGAGCGAGCGAGCATAAGGCGAGAGCGAGCGAGCATAGGGCGAGAGCGAGCGAGCATAGGGCGAGAGCGAGCGAGCATAGGGCGAGAGCGAGCGAGCATAGGGCGAGAGCGAGCGAGCATAGGGCGAGAGCGAGCGAGCATAGGGCGAGAGCGAGCGAGCATAGGGCGAGAGCGAGCGAGCATAGGGCGAGAGCGAGCGAGCATAGCGCGAGAGCAAGCGAGCATAGCGCGAGAGCGAGCATAAGGCGAGAGCAAGCGAGCATAGGGCGAGAGCGAGCATAGGGCGAGAGCGAGCATAAGGCGAGAGCGAGCATAGGGCGAGAGCGAGCATAGGGCGAGAGCGAGCATAGGgcgcgcagggagaggggggcgcgcagggagagggggcgcgcagggagagggggcgcgcagggagagggggcgCGCCGGGAGAGGGGGCGCGCCGGGAGAGGGGGCGCGCCGGGAGAGGGGTCGCGCAGGGAGAGGGGTcgcgcagggagagggggcgcgcagggagagggggcgcgcagggagagggggcgcgcagggagagggggcgCGCCGGGAGAGGGGGCGCGCCGGGAGAGGGGTCGCGCCGGGAGAGGGGgcgcgcagggagagggggcgcgcagggagagggggcgcgcagggagagggggcgcgcagggagagggaggcgcgcaggagagagagagcgcgcagggagagagagagcgcagggagagagagagcgcagggagagagagagcgcagggagagagagagcgcagggagagagagagcgcagggagagagagagcgcagggagagagagagcgcagggagagaggggggtggaggtgctGTGATAGTCTGTACCTGCAAGGCGCAGCGTGGCCTGTACCACGGCTTGCTTCCCGCGCTGCCCCGTCCCCACACAGCGATATATCCGGACACTGCTATTGCGCAGCTTCACGGTGCTGATGAGCAGGGAGCCGTTCAGGAACACAGTCACActgcagagaggggcgggggggggacacagtgatcagagaagcaggggggagggagagagaggaacagTGCTCAGagaagcaggggggagggagagagaggaaaaggggggagagagaggaaagggggggagagagaggaaagggggggagagagaggaaagggggggagagaggaaagggggggagagaggaaaggggggagagtgtggaaaagggggggggggagaggatagggggggagagagaggaaagggggggagggagaggaaaagggggggagagagaggaaagggggagagagagaggaaaagcggggagagagaggaaaggggggagagaggaaagggggggagaggggaaagggggggagagaggaaaggggggagagtgtggaaaagggggggagagagaggataggggggggagagagaggaaagggggggagggagaggaaaaggggagagagagaggaaaaggggggagagagaggaaaggggggatagagaggaaagggggggagagaggaaaaggggggagagagaggaaaggggggagagagaggaaaggggggagggagaggaaaaggggagagagagaaaaaggggggagagagaggaaagggggagagagaggaaaggggggagagagaggaaagggggggagagagaggaaaggggggagggagaggaaaggggggagggagaggaaaaggggagagatagaggaaaggggggagagagaggaaaggggggagagagaggaaagggggggagagagaggaaagggggggagagagaggaaagggggggagagaggaaagggggggagagaggaaaaggggagtagaggaaaaggggggagagaggaaaaggggggagagaggaaaaggggggagagagaggaagggggggagagaggaaaaggggggagagaggaaaaggggggagagaggaaaaggggggagagagaggaaggggggagagaggaagggggggagagaggaaagggggagagaggggaaggggggggagagagaggaagggggggagagtgtggaaaggggggggagagtgtggaaaagggggggagtgtggaaaagggggggagagtgtggaaaagagggggggggagagtgtggaaaagagggggggagagtgtggaaaaggggggggggaagggggaaaaggggtgagagaaaaaggggggaCATATCCGCTGGAAGGTGATCGGATAAGCCTCAGCTTCTGCTCAGATATTTGGGTCTCTCCTTTCGGGGCCACAGACCCCTGATCTgcctgcatgtgatgtaacgagACCATGAAGGGGTCTGGAAAGAGAAAGGCATGCGCCTGGAGCAGGGCTACGGGTCCCACCGTGCCCCCCCGCAGGCTGCGGGTCCCACCGTGCCCCCCACCCGCAAGCCCCAccgtattcccccccccccgcaggctgcgatacagagtgatatcccgcaggctgcgatacagagtgatatcccgcaggctgcgatacagagtgatatcccgcaggctgcgatacagagcgatatcccgcaggctgcgatacagagcgatatcccgcaggctgcgatacagagtgatatcccgcaggctgcgatacagagtgatatcccgcaggctgcgatacagagtgatatcccgcaggctgcgatacagagcgatatctcgcaggctgcgatacagagtgatatcccgcaggctgcgatacagagtgatatcccgcaggctgcgatacagagtgatatcccgcaggctgcgatacagagtgatatcccgcaggctgcgatacagagtgatatcccgcaggctgcgatacagagtgatatcccgcaggctgcgatacagagtgatatcccgcaggctgcgatacagagcgatatcccgcaggctgagatacagagcgatatcccgcaggctgcgatacagagtgatatcccgcaggctgcgatacagagtgatatcccgcaggctgcgatacagagcgatatcccgcaggctgagatacagagcgatatcccgcaggcttcgatacagagtgatatcccgcaggctgcgatacagagcgatatcccgcaggctgcgatacagagcgatatcccgcaggctgcgatacagagcgatatcccgcaggctgcgatacagagtgatatcccgcaggctgcgatacagagtgatatcccgcaggctgcgatacagagtgatatcccgcaggctgcgaaacagagtgatatcccgcaggctgagatacagagtgatatcccacAGGCttcgatacagagcgatatcccgcaggctgcgatacagagcgatatcccgcaggctgcgatacagagcgatatcccgcaggctgagatacagagtgatatcccgcaggctgcgatacagagcgatatcccgcaggctgcgatacagagcgatatcccgcacgctgcgatacagagtgatatcccgcaggctgcgatacagagtgatatcccgcaggctgcgatacagagcgatatcccgcaggctgcgatacagagcgatatcccgcaggctgcgatacagagcgatatcccgcaggctgcgatacagagcgatatcccgcaggcttcgatacagagcgatatcccgcaggctgcgatacagagcgatatcccgcaggctgcgatacagagcgatatcccgcaggcttcgatacagagcgatatcccgcaggctgcgatacagagcgatatcccgcaggctgcgaaacagagcgatatcccgcaggctgcgatacagagcgatatcccgcaggctgcgatacagagcgatatcccgcaggctgcgatacagagcgatatcccgcaggcttcgatacagagcgatatcccacaggctgcgatacagagcgatatcccacAGGCttcgatacagagtgatatcccacAGGCttcgatacagagcgatatcccgcaggctgcgatacagagcgatatcccgcaggctgcgatacagagcgatatcccgcaggctgcgatacagagtgatatcccgcagactgcgatacagagcgatatcccgcaggctgcgatacagagcgatatcccgcaggctgcgatacagagcgatatcccgcaggctgcgatacagagcgatatcccgcaggctgcgatacagagcgatatcccgcaggctgcgatacagagcgatatcccgcaggctgcgatacagagtgatatcccgcaggctgcgatacagagcgatatcccgcaggctgcgatacagagcgatatcccgcaggctgcgatacagagcgatatcccgcaggctgcgatacagagcgatatcccgcaggctacgatacagagtgatatcccgcaggctgcgatacagagcgatatcccgcaggctgcgatacagagtgatatcccgcaggctgcgatacagagcgatatcccgcaggctgcgatacagagcgatatcccgcaggctgcgatacagagcgatatcccgcaggctgcgatacagagtgatatcccgcaggctgcgatacagagcgatatcccgcaggctgcgatacagagcgatatcccgcaggctgcgatacagagtgatatcccgcaggctgcgatacagagtgatatcccgcaggctgcgatacagagtgatatcccgcaggctgcgatacagagtgatatcccgcaggctgcgatacagagcgatatcccgcagacttcgatacagagtgatatcccgcaggctgcgatacagagtgatatcccgcaggctgcgatacagagtgatatcccgcaggctgcgatacagagtgatatcccgcaggctgcgatacagagtgatatcccgcaggctgcgatacagagcgatatcccgcaggctgcgatacagagtgatatcccgcaggctgcgatacagagtgatatccgcaggctgcgatacagagtgatatcccgcaggctgcgatacagagtgatatccgcAGGCTGCGGGTCCCACCGTGCCCCCCACCCGCAAGCCCCAccgtattccccccccccccgcaggctgcgatacagagtgatatcccgcaggctgcgatacagagcgatatcccgcaggctgcgatacagagcgatatcccgcaggctgcgatacagagtgatatcccgcaggctgcgatacagagcgatatcccgcaggctgcgatacagagtgatatcccgcaggctgcgatacagagtgatatcccgcaagctgcgatacagagcgatatcccgcaggctgcgatacagagcgatatcccgcaggctgcgatacagagcgatatcccgcaggctgcgatacagagtgatatcccgcaggctgcgatacagagtgatatcccgcaggctgcgatacagagtgatatcccgcaggctgcgatacagagtgatatcccgcaggctgcgatacagagtgatatcctgcaggctgcgatacagagtgatatcccgcaggctgcgatacagagtgatatcccgcaggctgcgatacagagcgctatctcgcaggctgcgatacagagtgatatcccgcaggctgcgatacagagtgatatcccgcaggctgcgatacagagtgatatcccgcaggctgcgatacagagtgatatcccgcaggctgcgatacagagcgatatcccgcaggctgcgatacagagcgatatcccgcaggctgcgatacagagcgctatctcgcaggctgcgatacagagtgatatcccgcaggctgcgatacagagtgatatcccgcaggctgcgatacagagtgatatcccgcaggctgcgatacagagtgatatcccgcaggctgcgatacagagcgatatcccgcaggctgcgatacagagtgatatcccgcaggctgcgatacagagcgatatcccgcaggttgcgatacagagtgatatcccgcaggctgcgatacagagagatatcccgcaggctgcgatacagagcgatatcccgcaggctgcgatacagagcgatatcccgcaggctgcgatacagagtgatatcccgcaggctgcaataaagtgatatcccgcaggctgcgatacagagtgatatcccgcaggctgcgatacagagtgatatcccgcaggctgcgatacagtgATATCCTGCAGGCTgagatacagagcgatatcccgcaggctgcgatacagagcgatatcccgcaggctgcgatacagagcgatatcccgcaggctgcgatacagagcgatatcccgcaggctgcgatacagagcgatatcccgcaggctgcgatacagagtgatatcccgcaggctgcgatacagagcgatatcccgcaggctgcgatacagagcgatatcccgcaggctgcgatacagagcgatatcccgcaggctgcgatacagagcgatatcccgcaggctgcgatacagagcgatatcccgcaggctgcgatacagtgatatcccgcaggctgcgatacagagcgatattccgcaggctgcgatacagagcgatatcccgcaggctgcgatacagagtgatatcccgcaggctgcgatacagagcgctatctcgcaggctgcgatacagagcgatatcccgcaggctgcgatacagagcgatatcctgcaggctgcgatacagagtgatatcccgcaggctgcgatacagagcgatatcccgcaggctgcgatacagagtgatatcccgcaggctgcgatacagagtgatatcccgcaggctgcgatacagagcgatatcccgcaggctgcgatacagagcgatatcccgcaggctgcgatacagagcgatatcccgcaggctgcgatacagagtgatatcccgcaggctgcgatacagagtgatatcccgcaggctgcgatacagagtgatatcccgcaggctgcgatacagagtgatatcccgcaggctgcgatacagagcgatatcccgcaggctgcgatacagagtgatatcccgcaggctgagatacagagtgatatcccgcaggctgcgatacagagcgatatcccgcaggctgcgatacagagcgatatcccgcaggctgcgatagagtgatatcccgcaggctgcgatacagagtgatatcccgcaggctgcgatacagagcgatatcccgcaggctgcgatacagagtgatatcccgcaggctgcgatacagagtgatatcccgcaggctgcgatacagagtgatatcccgcaggctgcgatacagagagatatcccgcaggctgcgatacagagtgatatcccgcaggctgcgatacagagcgatatcccgcaggctgcgatacagagtgatatcccgcaggctgcgatacagagcgatatcccgcaggctgcgatacagagtgataacccgcaggctgcgatacagagcgctatcccgcaggctgcgatacagagtgatatcccgcaggctgcgaaacagagcgatatcccgcaggctgcgatacagagcgatatctcgcaggctgcgatacagagcgatatcccgcaggctgcgatacagagtgatatcccgcaggctgcgatacagagtgatatcccgcaggctgcgatacagagcgatatcccgcaggctgcgatacagagtgatatcccgcaggctgcgatacagagcgatatcccgcaggctgagatacagagcgatatcccgcacgctgcgatacagagcgatatcccacaggctgcgatacagagcgatatcccgcaggctgcgatacagagtgatatcccgcaggctgcgatacagagtgatatcccgcaggctgcgatacagagcgatatcccgcaggctgcgatacagagcgatatcccgcaggctgcgatacagagtgatatcccgcaggctgcgatacagtgATATCCTGCAGGCTgagatacagagcgatatcccgcaggctgcgatacagagcgatatcccgcaggctgcgatacagagcgatatcccgcaggctgcgatacagagcgatatcccgcaggctgcgatacagagtgatatcccgcaggctgcgatacagagcgatatcccgcaggctgcgatacagagcgatatcccgcaggctgcgatacagagcgatatcccgcaggctgcgatacagagcgatatcccgcaggctgcgatacagagcgatatcccgcaggctgcgatacagagcgatatcccgcaggctgcgatacagagcgatatcccgcaggctgcgatacagagcgatatcccgcaggctgcgatacagagcgataccccgcaggctgcgatacagagcgataccccgcaggctgcgatacagagcgatatcccgcaggctgcgatacagagcgatatcccgcaggctgcgatacagagcgatatcccgcaggctgcgatacagagcgatatcccgcaggctgcgatacagagcgatatcccgcaggctgcgatacagagcgatatcccgcaggctgcgatacagagcgatatcccgcaggctgcgatacagagcgatatcccgcaggctgcgatacagagcgatatcccgcaggctgcgatacagagcgatatcccgcaggctgcgatacagagcgatatcccgcaggctgcgatacagagcgatatcccgcaggctgcgatacagagcgatatcccgcaggctgcgatacagagtgatatcccgcaggctgcgatacagagtgatatcccgcaggctgcgatacagagtgatatcccgcaggctgcgatacagagtgatatcccgcaggctgcgatacagagtgatatcccgcaggcttcgatacagagcgatatcccgcaggctgcgatacagagtgatatcccgcaggctgcgatacagagtgatatcccgcaggctgcgatacagagtgatatcccgcaggctgcgatacagagtgatatcccgcagg is drawn from Ascaphus truei isolate aAscTru1 unplaced genomic scaffold, aAscTru1.hap1 HAP1_SCAFFOLD_1144, whole genome shotgun sequence and contains these coding sequences:
- the LOC142475312 gene encoding LOW QUALITY PROTEIN: inactive tyrosine-protein kinase 7-like (The sequence of the model RefSeq protein was modified relative to this genomic sequence to represent the inferred CDS: deleted 2 bases in 1 codon), with product MCIAGIESGGVTLLYPATAGEIQSASPVTLRCHIDGHPRPTCQWFRDGTSLSDDGHSYSISNKERTLTLRSAGPDDNGEYYCCARNAAGSACSNRNFTLSIIDESFPRAVVTPEDQIVRENEDALFHCQFNATPPPTQEWFFKDDTPLTNKSRVTVFLNGSLLISTVKLRNSSVRIYRCVGTGQRGKQAVVQATLRLAEIEHMRPLPPRILTADIHVQRIACDPPRGVPPPSVWWERDGVRIPDKDRVYQHGIDLVFNPITEQDAGTYTCHASNMAGKHRQELQVTVATTPEWVEKPQDTGMLEGKSGYLQCLSKASLKPSVSWYRNGIPISEDSRFEIFQNGTLRIINVEVYDGTVYKCVSSTPAGNIEAQARVHVQGEQSGGCTRPVGNEG